The Aedes aegypti strain LVP_AGWG chromosome 3, AaegL5.0 Primary Assembly, whole genome shotgun sequence genome contains a region encoding:
- the LOC110677885 gene encoding uncharacterized protein LOC110677885: protein MKYFLLTTIMLGILSYATALSCYKCTSVEDGTCDGKQLVECDAVSAASGMALLLALKPSIQVISSTNYQCYKLVAEQKQSDNGVTIKSCIYDSIAVCEGAPTNAEQKECYTCAEDECNGSGRFGISFMVLLGFFAISWIVGNEY, encoded by the exons ATGAAGTATTTTCTTTTGACCACCATTATGCTGGGCATACTTAGTTATG CCACGGCTCTCTCCTGCTACAAATGCACCAGCGTCGAGGACGGCACTTGCGATGGCAAACAGCTGGTAGAATGTGATGCCGTTAGTGCTGCATCCGGAATGGCCTTACTGCTGGCGTTGAAGCCTTCGATTCAGGTTATCTCCAGCACCAACTACCAGTGCTACAAATTGGTTGCCGAACAAAAACAGTCCGACAATGGAGTGACCATCAAATCCTGCATTTATGATTCGATAGCGGTTTGCGAAGGAGCTCCTACCAATGCTGAACAAAAGGAATGCTACACTTGCGCAGAAGATGAGTGCAATGGATCCGGGCGATTTGGAATCAGTTTTATGGTTTTGTTAGGATTTTTCGCGATTTCCTGGATCGTTGGAAATGAATATTGA